CTGGGTCCCATTCCTAAGACATGGTTACTTTATTTTCCCCTTGTTAAGACATAGGAGACTTAGTTTTTAAACGGTCAGTGTCCAGTTGAAGGCAGAACACTAATCAGATTTCAAGGCCCACAACTTGGGGACTAGACCACCTTATGTTGAGGGAACTCTGCCACCTGCGTGCAACCCACAGCTAAAGTAAATTCAATGACACTACTGCCCTGATTACTCCTTAGGATGTGGTCAAAACAGCATCAAatgtttcttctcttcctttccccaaGACAGTGTCCTGAACCTGTTAAATTAAGTCATTGGATTTTACTCTGTTCTGTTTACAGTTTACTATTTAaggttttataaatgtaaatatattttgtatatttttctatgaGAAGCACTTCATAGGGAGAAGCACTTATGACAAGGCTATTTTTTAAACCGCGGTATTATCCTAATTTAAAAGAAGATcggtttttaataattttttattttcataggatGAAGTTAGAGAAAATATTCAGCTGTACACACAAAGTCTGGTTTTTCCTGCCCAACTTCCCCCTGGAAggtgtactttttgttgtttaatgTGTAGCTTGTTTGTGCCCTGTTGACATAAATGTTTCCTGGGTTTGCTCTTTGACAATAAATGGAGAAGGAAGGTCACCCAACTCCATTGGGCCACTCCCCTCCTTCCCCTATTGAAGCTCCTCAAAAGGCTACAGTAATATCTTGATACAACAGCTTCTCTTCTTTCCCGCCTCTCTCCTTTCCGGCGCAACTTCCAGAGTGGTGGGAGACGGCAATCTTTACATTTCCCTCATCTTTCTTACTTCAGAGTTAGCAAACAACAAGTTGAATGGCAACTTGACATTTTTCCATCACCATCTGCCTCATAGGCcactctttcctttccctctgcccACCAAGTCCTCATATCTGCAGAGAACCCATTGATCACCTTGTGCCCTCTTTTGGGGCAGCCTGTTGAAACTGAAGCACAGTCTGACCACTCACGATAAAGCAGatttttctctgcctctgccacaAGGTTTCAGAGTAGTGTAGTCCAAGTAGAGGGTGGGGCACCCTTTTCTCGCCGCAAGAAGCCCATTCCTATGGAAGTCTAGCAAAGCAATACGACTCAGCCCAGCACTCTCTGCCCCAGGACTCATGGCTCTGCTGTGCCttccatcctgggctcccttctCTCCCGTGACCTTAAGAACTTTGTCTGGTGGCTTTGCTGGAACATTGTCACTGTTTTCACTGTCATGCAGGGAGCCCAGCACTGTGGCCAGGATGGCAGAGACTTCCTTGTCATCATGGAGAAGTGCCAGCAGGGGACTGGGAAAAGCACTCTACCCAGACctcacctcccttcctccttttgcCCATGAACAAGATGCAGTGGCCCTAGGGGTTCCACTAGTGTCTGCTTTCCTTTATTATTGCACTGTGTGAGGTTTTTTTGTAAATCCTtgtattcctatttttttttaaacaaaaaaaaaaacttaagctGCATTTGTTACTGAAATGATTAATGCACTGATGGGTCCTGAATTCACCTTGAGAAAGACCCAAAGGccagtcagggggtggggggaactcAGCTAAATAGACCTAGTTACTGCCCTGCTAGGCCATGCTGTACTGTGAGCCCCCTCCTCACTCTCTACCAACCCTAAACCCTGAGGACAGGGGAGGAACCCACAGCTTCCTTCTCCTGCCAGCTGCAGATGGTTTGCCTTGCCTTTCCACCCCCTAATTGTCAAccacaaaaatgagaaattcCTCTTCTAGCTCAGCCTTGAGTCCATTGCCAAATTTTCAGCACACCTGCCAGCAACTTGGGGGGATAAGCGAAGGTTTCCCTACAAGAGGGAAAGAAGGCAAAAACGGCACAGCTATCTCCAAACACATCTGAGTTCATTTCAAAAGTGACCAAGGGAATCTCCGCACAAAAGTGCAGATTGAGGAATTGTGATGGGTCATTCCCAAGAATCCCCCAAGGGGCATCCCAAATCCCTGAGGAGTAACAGCTGCAAACCTGGTCAGTTCTCAGTGAGAGCCAGCTCACTTACAGCTTTGCTGCTAGAACCTGTTGTGGCTGCATTTCCTGGTGGCCAGTGACAACTGTGTAACCAGAATAGCTGCATGGCGCTGACCCTTTGGCCGGAACTTGGTCTCTTGGCTCCCTCCTTGGCCACCCACCACCTCTCGCACAGCCCCTCTGTTTTTACACCAATAACAAGAATTAAGGGGGAAGCCCTGGCAGCTATACATTTTCAACCAGACTCCTTTGCCGGGACCCAGCCCGCCACCCTGCTCGCCTCCGTCAAACCCCCGGCCAATGCAGTGAGCACCATGTAGCtcccttgatttaaaaaaaataaaaaataaaaaaaaaaaaggaaaaaaaaatacaacacacacacaaaaataaaaaaaaatattctaatgAATGTATCTTTCTAAAGGACTGACGTTCaatcaaatatctgaaaatacTAAAGGTCAAAACCTTGTCAGATGTTAACTTTTAAGTTcggtttgggatttttttttttaatagaaatcaagttgtttttgtttttaaggaaaagCGGGTCATTGCAAAGGGCTGGGTGtaattttatgtttcatttccttcattttaaagcaATACAAGGTTATGGAGCAGATGGTTTTGTGCCGAATCATGAATACTAGTCAAGTCACACACTCTGGAAACTtgcaactttttgtttgttttggttttcaaataaatataaatatgatatatataggaACTAATATAGTAATGCACCATGTAACAAAGCCTAGTTCAGTCCATGGCTTTTAATTCTCTTAACACTATAGATAAGGATTGTGTTACAGTTGCTAGTAGCGGCAGGAAGATGTCAGGCTCACTTTCCTCTGATTCCCGAAATGGGGGAACCTCTAACCATAAAGGAATGGTAGAACAGTCCATTCCTCGGATCAGAGAAAAATGCAGACATGGTGTCACCTGGATTTTTTTCTGCCCATGAATGTTGCCAGTCAGTACCTGTCCTCCTTGTTTCTCTATTTTTGGTTATGAATGTTGGGGTTACCACCTGCATTTAGGGGAAAATTGTGTTCTGTGCTTTCCTGGTATCTTGTTCCGAGGTACTCTAGTTCTGTCTTTCAACCAAGAAAATAGAATTGTGGTGTTTCTTTTATTGAACTTTTAACAGTCTCTTTAGTAAATACAGGTAGTTGAATAATTGTTTCAAGAGCTCAACAGATGACAAGCTTCTTTTCTAGAAATAAGACATTTTTTGACAACTTTATCATGTATAACagatctgttttttttccttgtgttctTCCAAGCTTCTggttagagaaaaagagaaaaaaaaaaaaaggaaaatgtgtctAAAGTCCATCAGTGTTAACTCCCTGTGACAGGGATGAAGGAAAATACTTTAAtagttcaaaaaataataatgctgaaAGCTCTCTACGAAAGACTGAATGTAAAAGTAAAAAGTGTACATAGTTGTAAAAAAAAGGagtttttaaacatgtttattttctatgcacttttttttatttaagtgaTAGTTTAATTAATAAACATGTCAAGTTTATTGCTGCACATGGTTAAGCTTCCTTTTGGCTTTGGTTGGAGAGGGTGGAGAAAAGCGGGAGGGGCATGGCCTGTGACCTGGTCACAAAGTACCTTCCACAGTCTTTTACTTTAAGGTGGCATCACTAAATTATTCCCTGTAGCCCACCTTCAGGTCCACTCCACACTGGCTCTCTTgactattttcttcctttattcatcAGTGATGTATGTTCAGGACCTAATTAATTGTGGATATGAGGCAGGGTCAAGAGGACAAAGGAACAGGGCCTTTACCTTCTACATAGCTCCCCTGTTTTATCCAAGGAGGTTAAGTATTGATTTGTATCGATTTTCTCAACTGTGAATATAATAAACTGAAAGCATTTCAGGGAGAAGCTGGAGAGCACCTTCTCTTAGCTGCACTCCACCTTAAGGCTGAAGCTGGATTTGTTTACTGTTTctcctgggggcaggggcagTTGAGAAATAACCAAATAGTCTGCCAAGCCAGGGTCAACCCTCCAGGCCACAGGTTGAGCAAATGCTACAGCCATGGACAGGGAGACACTCCTCATGAAGGGGTGGTCCTCATCCTTTCAGATCAACTTCCTGCTGGAGGCTCCACCCTCACCAcgtccctccctcttctctcatcTGGAGTCACCTTTTGGGATTTTGGAGTTGAGCACCATGGGGACTCCAAATGATCAGGCAGTGCTGCAGGCCATCTTCAACCCTGACACCCCATTTGGAGACATTGTTGGATTGGACCTCGGAGAGGAAGCAGAAAAGGAAGAACGAGAAGAAGGTAGGCATTTCATCTGGAGTGTAGCTCTGCACATAGGCTGGCCTGCTGGCCTCCCGAGGTAGCAGAGAGGGAGGTGGTTTTATAAGGCCCCTTGTTCCATGATTATGATTGAGATTGGAATCAGAGAGGTTGGCTGCTCCTTAGCGCACTGATGGGGGTTTGGTAAGAGATGTCCTGCCAAGAGGAGTAAGCTGGGGTTTGTCTCTCAATCCATCAGCTCTCATGCCTCTGAACTTACCACTTAATTGACTGTATGATCCAAGCTTAACTGCCAGGTGATGTTAAACTCTCACATTTTTGTCATAACAGAGAATACCACCACCAGAACAGAAGACTGAAATAAGGCAGGGCATGGTTGCTCAGTTGAGTGGTTCCAATATAGCAAGCACAACCAGTATCCGTTAAACACTGTCACAAGCCAAGCTCCAAACTAACTCTTCTGCAGTGAGTGCGTTCACTGGCTTTTCCATTAGTCCCTAATGAAGGAGTTTTTGATCCTTTGTTTCTAGAGGAGTAAAGCCTACACCTTACTAACTCAGGCCGAAACGCAGAGGGATACGTCAGAAGTGATGTTCATGATCTGGGAATGTCATGGTGGCCTTTGCATAAGAGGCGGTGTAGTAGAGTAAAATGCAGACAGGAGCCAGaatgacctgggttcaaatccaagctCTGCAACGTATGGCCTGCTGAGGCCATACACAAAAAACTTGAGCAACTTCTTTAACAGATTGAGGAGTTTGGGCTTCATTTTCTTGGCAATGGGGAACCAACCAAGGCCCCTTCCCAGGTCTCTTGGAACTCAGGCAATGCTAGCTCCCAGCCTTAGTGACCTCATCTCCCCCTACCCCAAACACTGCAACTGACCCCTGCTGTGACCCATACCCAGTCAGCTCTGGCTCAGATCTCAGAATTCCAAAGCCTGAGGTGGCTTTTTCTTCTTGCTACCAACTGCACACCTGGCTTCTCCTGGCTCCTTCCCTGGCCCAGATGAAGTTTTCCCTCAAGCACAGCTGGAACAGTCCAAGGCCCTGGAGCTGCAGGGGGTGATGGCAGCAGAGGCTGGGGACCTCAGCACAGCCCTGGAGAGGTTTGGCCAAGCCATCTGCCTGCTGCCTGAGAGGGCTTCAGCCTACAACAACCGTGCCCAGGCCCGGCGACTCCAGGGAGACGTGGCAGGTAAGGGGAGATGCCCTGTATCCTCTGCAAAAAGGCCCACGGGAGGGCACAGACCAGAACTGAAGTGGCTGTGCGGCTGGGGTGGCCTTGCTAAACCCCTGTGGAGCCTGTCTTCTTACCTATAAGGTAGGAGTAGTATCAGGGGACCTGCTAATATCATGGGGCTAATGTGAAATTCAGAAGAGACTGCATTCCATTGATGAAGGAACAGTTAATGAGAGCCTACTATGTGGCAGTAGGCTGGTGCTGAGGACACTGAGATAAAAGGTATATGGATCACCAACATTTATATAGCAGtcactatgtaccaggcattaaTCACTTTACATACAAACTAGTAAatcaatcctcacaacaaccctaaaaAGTATGTACTATTGTTATCCCcagtttatagatgaagaaactgaagcatgaagaggctaagtaacttgcccactATCATACAGTCAggcagcagcagagctgggatgtCAGCCAGGTGGTAGGGCTCGAGTGTGTGCTCTTAATCCCCACATGATACTGCTCCTCGAAAAGCTCccagtccaggaggcagagcagaCACATAATTCTGAGACCAGCAAAACAAGTTTGAGAGGGGTCAGCGTGGGACCTGTTCCCGAAGGGCGAGTTTTGAAGGATGAGTGGGAGTTAGTTGGTGGGTGGAGAAGGTACAGTCTGTAGAGGTCCAAAACTCCTGCTGCATTCAGGTTATTCTAATTAAGTGAAGACAATGGGACCATGCTGGGGACCAAAGATGAGGCTAATGTGAAGGTATAAACCACGGAAACCTAGTACTACTTGACTGTTAGGAGCAGTGGTGACACAGGTGCTCCCAGAACCAGCAATACCAGGCTAGGGAGTTTTGAGTCCACTCCAGGAACGATGGGAACCTCCCAGGAGCCCCTTATCCAGGCTTATGTGCCCCAGATCACTGGAGACAGCCTGCAGACCAAAACCCCAGAGAGATGCAGTGGTGATTCCAACTGGAGATTCCTCCAGACCAGCTCGTCTGAGGGAAACCAAGGAGTACTGCATTCTGAGTGCTTCTCCGGAGGCTCAGGCTCTTTGGGAGATTAGAGAACATGAGTGAATTGAAGCAGAGCCCGAAAGAAGCCAGCCTGGTGGACTTTAAGAAGGTGGCTGGCTGCCTGAAGTTCTGAGTTCAGAGTTCTGAGGCCCAACCCAAGTATTTtatgagaataataaaaataaaaatggtgcaGGCCAGCTCTGGCTCCAGGACCAAGGAAATTAGATACATGGAGATAACCAAAGAATGATGAAAGGCAATCAGTCCAGGATACAGGGGAGAGAGAAGGTGTTCTAAAGAAagcaatggaaaagagaaaagggccctcaaaaggaaaacaatgagAAACTGTCTTGATTGTACTTTTAAGAAATGATTGTGcggttaatattatttttttgaacCCTGACATTCAGAGTCAgtcacctggcacatagtggatGCTTAATAACAGGTGTGGAATAAATTGGCTGCTACTTGCCCGGGCAGTGGGCCAGACTCATAAACATAGTGGCCATTCAGAATCCTGCAACGTTCATGTTTTCGTGTATCAGGGGTGGAAAATAATAGGAACAAGGCGAGACCTGGACttcagtcccagctctgccactaagtGGCTTGGCTGTAGAGCCCTCGGCAAATCCTCTTAACTCTTCCACAGTCTTCATCTGTGTAATGGGAATAACGATCCGTACCTCTAGCAGGTGCGAAGCGGGTTGTAAATGGCCACGCCCGGGAGCCGCAAGGACCACGGTGATCCGCGCGGCCGCAGGTGGGCTGGGGCTCGGGCAAGGCCGCCCTGGCCTCCGCTGACCCCCGCCCCGCCCGTCTCGTCGGTCCCGCAGGCGCCCTGGAGGATCTGGAACGCGCGGTGGAGCTGAGCGGCGGCCGGGGCCGCGCCGCCCGCCAGAGCTTTGTGCAGCGCGGACTCCTGGCGCGGCTGCAGGGCCGAGATGACGACGCCCGCAAGGACTTCGAGAGGGCGGCACGGCTGGGCAGCCCCTTCGCGCGGCGCCAGCTGGTGCTGCTCAACCCCTACGCCGCGCTGTGCAACCGCATGCTGGCCGACATGATGGGGCAGCTGCGCCGCCCCCGCGACAGCCGCTGAGCGCCGCGGACCCGGGCGTCCGCGGGCGAGGGGACGGGACTGGGCCCTGAACCAATAAAGCCGTCGGGCCTCACCGACTCCGCCTGCTCCTGCGTCCTGCCCGCGCCCGGAGAGAAGGGCACTCGGGGGTACTCGGCGCGGGCTGGGGACCAGCCGGGGGGTGGTGAGCCGCGGCCGCCCACCTGCCGGGTAAGGGCCCCTCGGGCCCGTGGTCGGGCATCGATTGGCCCCGCCTGGCGCAGCCCCCGCCCCTGCAGCGGACTGCGGTGCTCATCAGACCTGAGCAGTTGCTCCGGCGGCGCGCGGGAAGGGAGCCAGGTGAGCCGCCCcggtggcggggggcgggggcgggatGCTCGGCGACCCCACCCTCCGACCCTCTCCTCTTCCGCCGACATCCACCGGAACCACCAACATCAGGAAAGGGGGCGTAGGGCGAGGGATGGGAGAGAGAACAGGGCAGGAGAGAGGATGGGAACAGGGCAGGAGAGAGGATAGGATTAGGAGAAAGGCGATCCCTTTGGGGGAGGGGCGCGTGgagtatgagtgtgtgtgagtgtgcgtgtgtgcaagGTGTGGTTGCACGGATGCTCGTTGCTTCTGCGTATCTGCGGGTGTGTGCCTCTTTGTATTGTAGCCTGGAGTCAGTGCTCGCTTCTGCGCCTGCAGGATGTCCATGTGTCTGCTGGGTGGGTCCGTGCCTTCGCCACTGGGGGCTGGTCTACATTTGCGTTTCCGTACATGGTTCCTTTTGTTTCTGGAGAGTAAATTCCTGGAGCAATTGCTAGGCCTGCCTGCTGTCACCTGGCTGACAGGGAGGCCCGTCGCCTTCTCTCAGCAGCCTAGGGCCCAGGCCCGGGCCACCATGgcgctgcctccgggcccagccgCCCTCCGGCACACACTGCTGCTCCTGCCAGCCCTTCTGAGCTCAGGTACACCCCTGTTCAGTCGTTGACCAAGTCCTTCTGGGTTCCAAAGCCCCCTCTCTCCCCTGTCTGCACTTCTGTTTGGGTACCCACTCCAGGCCCCAAGCCCTGGAGTCCCTGTCCCCTTCACCCACCTACCCTAGGTCCAACCAGCCAGTCCCTGGTGAGAGGACTCAGGCGCCCTTTCCTTTGGCCTGCTGCTTCTCTCACTGGGCCAATTCCTGGTCACAGCACAGTACCAACTGTGCCTGAGCCCTTCCCAGAGGCCCCCTGCTGTGTTCCAGGTTGGGGGGAGTTGGAGCCACAAATAGATGGTCAGACCTGGGCTGAGCGGGCACTTCGGGAGAATGAACGCCACGCCTTCACCTGCCGGGTGGCAGGGGGGCCTGGCACCCCCAGATTGGCCTGGTATCTGGATGGACAGCTGCAGGAGGCCAGCACCTCAAGACTGCTGAGCGTGGGAGGGGAGGCCTTCTCTGGAGGCACCAGCACCTTCACTGTCACTGCCCATCGGGCCCAGCATGAGCTCAACTGCTCCCTGCAGGACCCCAGCAGTGGCCGATCAGCCAACGCCTCTGTCATCCTTAATGTGCAATGTGAGTGGCCCTGAGGTGGGCAGGGAGAGAGGTTCTTTGCCCAGGGACCCCCAGCACCCACCAGGCAGGTGGTCTGCAGGACATTTAGCAGACACTTAAGCACTTTGCAAATATGAACTCATTTGATCCTCTGAGTAACCCCATGAGGTCATTACTATTGTCGtcaccattttacaaataagaaaactgaggcagaaagagGTAAGCAATCTGCCCAGGGTGATGATCCCGCTGGTAagaagcagagccaggattcacaTCTGGGCATTTGGCTCTAGTATTTACACTCATAATCACTCCGAAATGCTGCCTCTCTGGCAGACCCAGCCATCCTGTTCCTCAGCATCCCCTCTGAGGAGAGGCCCAGGCCCCTGGCTCCCATCTGGGTTAGGGAAGAAAGGGCTAGAAGTATGAGGGGCTGTGGTGAGAGCATATTGGCCTCTGCTTTGTACCAGTCAAGCCAGAGATTGCCCAAGTCGGCGCCAAGTACCAGGAAGCTCAGGGCCCAGGCCTCCTGGTTGTCCTGTTTGCCCTGGTGCGTGCCAACCCGCCTGCCAATGTCACCTGGATCGACCAGGATGGGCCAGTGACTGTCAACACCTCTGACTTCCTGGTGCTGGATGCGCAGAACTACCCCTGGCTCACCAACCACACGGTGCAGCTGCAGCTCCGCAGCCTGGCACACAACCTCTCGGTGGTGGCCACCAATGACGTGGGTGTCACCAGTGCGTCGCTTCCAGCCCCAGGTGAGCATGGCCAGCAAGCGGCCCTGCAAAGCCTCAGGTGGGCTCAGGGGTCCCGTCCCCATACAGAAATGGGAATACTTGTTGCCCTGTGGTTGGGTCTTGTGGATGAACTGTCCCCAGCCACCCTGGGCAAGGAGGGCAGAGTAGTACCTATGGCATGTTGGGGCTGGGGCACTACCCACTTGGGACCTGACACAGAGGACATCCTCCAGGGCTTCTGGCTACCCGGGTGGAAGTGCCACTGCTGGGCATTGTTGTGGCTGCTGGGCTTGCCCTGGGCACCCTCGTGGGGTTCAGCACCTTGGTGGCCTGCCTGGTctgcagaaaagagaagaaaaccaaaGGTAGGCCAGGGACACTGGGGGCAGTGTGGATGAGGTCAGGCTGAGCAGCAGCCAAGACAGCAAGTGCAGCTGGGCAGAACCGGTCATCTCTGACGGTGGCAGAGCACTTCCAGGGGGTGGCCATGGGTACGGTGACATGCATCCCAGGTAGCAGGGTCAAGCACTGGGAACCCAGTCTCTGGccccagggccaggcctgggcATTTGAGAGACCCCTTGCCTGAGGGTCCTGGGTCTGAAAGGGTAGGACAGCCCAGCGTGGGAGGGCACACTGAGAATTAGGGACATGGTTTCTTTCTCCACAGGCCCCTCCCGGCGCCCATCTCTGATATCAAGGTAACTCTTCCTTGGGCTGGGTGGACAAGCCTAACCGAAATGCAGGATGGGAACAGGAGGGAGCCTGGGGTTTCTGGTAGAGGCAGCCATGAGTGCCTGTGCCGGGACTCATATCCATCCCGAACTTTGTCCTCCCTGTAGTGACTCCAACAACCTAAAACTCAACAACGTGCGCCTGCCACGGGAGAACATGTCCCTCCCGTCCAACCTTCAGCTCAATGACCTCACTCCAGATTCCAGAGGTATATCTAGGGCCCTGCTCTTTGCCCCTGCTTAATCTCCAGAAGTGCTTCTGAGAAAAAGAACTTGGTGCTTGGGAGGGGCGAGGCCCCATCAGGCACACTCCTCGTCCTGAACACTGCCCTCTTTGTCAACCAGCAGTGAAACCAGCAGACCGGCAGATGGCTCAGAACAACAGCCGGCCAGAGCTTCTGGACCCGGAGCCCGGCGGCCTCCTCACCAGCCGAGGTACTGGGGAAGGGGCCTGCcaccctcctcccctgcccccaagCCCTGTGCTTATGCCAGAGGCCTCCAagtgcccaggaggcagagagagctCTCCAAATTCCAAGGAACAAGCGTTACTGAGTCCCCGCGGGCTTCTTTGATCCCGCAGGTTTCATCCGCCTTCCAATGCTGGGCTATATCTATCGAGTGTCCAGCGTGAGCAGTGATGAGATCTGGCTCTGAGCCGAGGGCGAGACAGGAGTATTCTCTTGGCCTCTGGACACCCTCCCATTCCTCCAAGGCATCCTCTGCCTAGCTACATCACCAATGTGAAGAAGTTATGCCACTGCCACTTTTGCTTGCCCTCCTGGCTGGGGTGCCCTCTATGTCATGCACGTGATGCATTTCACTGGGCTGTAACCCGCAGGGGCACAGGTATCTTTGGCAAGGCTACCAGTTGGACGTAAGCCCCTCATCCTGACTCAGGGTAGGCCCTGCATGTGATGACTGGGCCCTTCCAGAGGGAGCTCTTTGGCCAGGGGTGTTCAGATGTCATCCAGCATCCAAGTGTGGCATGGCCTGCTGTATGCCCCACCCCAGTACTCCACAGCACCTTGTACAGTAGGCATGGGGGCGTGCCTGTATGGGGGACAGGGAGGGCCCTGCATGGATTTTCCTCCTTCCTATGCTATGTAGCCTTGTTCCCTCCGGTAAAATTTAGGACCCTGCTAGCTGTGCAGAACCCAGTTGCCCTTTGCACAGAAACCAACCCCTGACCCAGGGGTACCGGCCAAGCACAAACGTCCTTTTTGCTGCACATGTCTCTGCCCTTCACTTCTTCTCTTCTGTCCCCACCTCCTCTTGGGAATTCTAGGTTACACGCTGGACCTTCTCTACTACTTCACTGGGCACTAGACTTTTCTATTGGCCTGTGCCATCGCCCAGTATTAGCACAAGTTagggaggaagaggcaggcgATGAGTCTAGTAGCACCCAGGACGGCTTGTAGCTATGCATCATTTTCCTACGGCGTTAGCACTTTAAGCACATCCCCTAGGGGAGGGGGTGAGTGAGGGGCCCAGAGCCCTCTTTGTGGCTTCCCCACGTTTGGCCTTCTGGGATTCACTGTGAGTGTCCTGAGCTCTCGGGGTTGATGGTTTTTCTCTCAGCATGTCTCCTCCACCACGGGACCCCAGCCCTGACCAACCCATGGTTGCCTCACCAGCAGGAAGGTGCCCTTCCTGGAGGATGGTCGCCACAGGCACATAATTCAACAGTGTGGAAGCTTTAGGGGAACATGGAGAAAGAAGGAGACCACATACCCCAAAATGACCTAAGAACGCTTTAAAAAGCAACATGTAAATGATTGGAAATTAGTATAGTACAGAATATATTTTTCCCTTGTTGAGATCTTCTTTTGTAATGTTTTTCATGTTACTGCCTAGGGCGGTGCTGAGCACACAGCAAGTTTAATAAACTTGACTGAATTCATTTACATATCTCTGCTTCATTTCTTCTAttaatatgtttttgtttttgttttattttgttttatttgagatggagtctcactctgtcgcccaggctggagtgcagcggcgcgatcttggctcactgcaacctccgcctcccagattcaaacgattctcctgcctcagcctcccaagtagctgggactgtagacgcctaccaccacgcccatctaatttttatatttttagtagagatggggttttaccatgttggccagactggtctcgaactcctgacctcaagtgatctgcccacctcggcctcccaaagtgctgggagtacaggtgtgagccaccacacccagccttctaatatgcttttttttttttttttttttttttgagacagagttttgctcatgttgcccaggctggagtgcaatggtgtgatctcggctcactgcaacctctgcctcctgggttcaagtgattctcctgcctcagccttccaagtagctgggatt
This genomic window from Pan troglodytes isolate AG18354 chromosome 9, NHGRI_mPanTro3-v2.0_pri, whole genome shotgun sequence contains:
- the TTC36 gene encoding tetratricopeptide repeat protein 36, whose protein sequence is MDRETLLMKGWSSSFQINFLLEAPPSPRPSLFSHLESPFGILELSTMGTPNDQAVLQAIFNPDTPFGDIVGLDLGEEAEKEEREEDEVFPQAQLEQSKALELQGVMAAEAGDLSTALERFGQAICLLPERASAYNNRAQARRLQGDVAGALEDLERAVELSGGRGRAARQSFVQRGLLARLQGRDDDARKDFERAARLGSPFARRQLVLLNPYAALCNRMLADMMGQLRRPRDSR